The Paenibacillus dendritiformis region GAGGAAGCACTCTGCCAAGGCAGGCTCCCCCTCTCTGCTTCTTCCCCGAGCTTCCGCCTTGACGGCGAACCGGTCTCCGCCGAAGCGCAGCGCTCCGAGGCTGCGGACCATCCGCCTGCGAAGCCAGCCCGCTTGCAGCAGACGGACTGCCCCCGTTCTGCTAGCCCCGGCCAGCAATCCGGTGACTATGGGCGAATCGAGGCAGAAGCGCGTAGCGACGGACGGGACATCCAGTGTTCGCGGAAGGGTCATCTGGTCGGAGAACGGGAAGCGGTAGGCTTGGCGGCAGCCGAGGTCAGCGCCGAAGTCGAAGGTCTGGCCGTCCGTGAAGCTCAGCGCCTCCACCGCCTCCCCGTTCCGCGTTATTTCGAAGCGTGCGCCCATATTATCTACCGTCCATTCGATAGCCGCCTCCCCATGGGCATCACCCAGCCCAAGCATTATCGCGAGATCGATCTGCTCCGTTTCGCCCAACAACCGTTGCGCTTCCAGCGCGAGCAGATTGGTCAGGCCGGGTGCCAGCCCCACGCTCAACAGCGCGGTCGCCCCATGAGCGGCCGCCTCATCCCGGAATTGCTCCACCTGGCGGAGAAAAGAACCGTTCGCCGACACGTCGATGTAATGCGTGCCCGTGCGGAAGCACTCGCGGACAAAGCCCGTGTCGGTCTGATCCAGACACATGATAACGAGCTTCACGCCGTTAAGGATGCCAGGCGGCAGCGGCTTCCGGATATCGATCTCCAGCGGTCTGATCTTGCCTCCGGCGGATTGGCAGAACCGCTCGGCCCGTTCGCGGCTGCGTCCGGCCGCATT contains the following coding sequences:
- a CDS encoding saccharopine dehydrogenase family protein, which encodes MEMHAKEKIVVVGGYGHVGRTICGILGERYPGKVNAAGRSRERAERFCQSAGGKIRPLEIDIRKPLPPGILNGVKLVIMCLDQTDTGFVRECFRTGTHYIDVSANGSFLRQVEQFRDEAAAHGATALLSVGLAPGLTNLLALEAQRLLGETEQIDLAIMLGLGDAHGEAAIEWTVDNMGARFEITRNGEAVEALSFTDGQTFDFGADLGCRQAYRFPFSDQMTLPRTLDVPSVATRFCLDSPIVTGLLAGASRTGAVRLLQAGWLRRRMVRSLGALRFGGDRFAVKAEARGRSREGEPALAECFLHGRDQSAVTAKVAAAAASMLVDSFCPSGVYHIEQLTEMGSMLKELGPEITFYIRRSVLPPEGREAC